In the Helianthus annuus cultivar XRQ/B chromosome 11, HanXRQr2.0-SUNRISE, whole genome shotgun sequence genome, one interval contains:
- the LOC110901472 gene encoding uncharacterized protein LOC110901472, with the protein MLKNNPDFVNLNLSSFIEKIEAHELELLKIKKMNSASVQQDVSLYYKGNTPVATNQSPKIQTGFIAENTSSASSNTPQSSKSSPFMNFEPNVKAQEQPSPQSSTGSNNQAYVSGVQGNIAVNIKNGNEITETAAKQHIALLASVLEAYEGLVAGRIVNNHQNPFTNDYYRQVIYHRPNQQPAVQRPQIENKPEKALIVNQDDEKVAEGFSWDKYIPGSDGQAMMAEVVEISEMVSEPEIVTEDVSVVAEEVFVENVVDIEEIAAEVYYYQSEQEVLASSMKSIMPPKIFESFAGYFEEPKTGSCPRFEEKKEVVEELIDVSKELTEEALKDIADKALMGKLREVDSELEKSESVSTVSVKKESDQKSGVQEIKSVKMSKSELNNVDGVEAALNLKLRSIEDDLPENIDVTFSASDTDNELQVIKTVVDQVLDEESDKSEKSQSEKVVYDSEDEDKLYSDFEYPLQNVKIENVEKVFKLVEMNINEVNNNEFFSKPKKSFVTSHPTSSGKKEGDGFEKKTAKQVFKPKEKMNDIFVAGPSVDDEKDYIFSQKAVDDFNAAKKLKEETAKSTFVEYDKRVCYRCSEIGHMAKQCKKVIVKPVFVKPSVQKQTVPKPTVQKSNVQKPRPKSPIDTKGKKPMVSPIRILKRGESLKSEDKPKSTFEVGESSKSCKTSKIYPKTKVFENQSWAAKSKPSVEVKKMENALKIESNIFKDDVVELENEIDKFLAEFPPITNKVKSIVKEEVSNVTFNFPKTVEKCDVVFGSVSEGLPKSILSKWIMDSGASRHMTGTLALLYDAKSINGSYVGFARNQGGRIVGLGTLTNGVISFDKVNYIVELENNVLKVESAPTFDEEPNDNSTEAEDITVDLDISNLESEVIVPDTVMPRTLSYHPSEQIIGDLQSGVKTRDQINRALTCFYSSIADVQKEVSLKCFISQIEPRTYKEALTEDSWVNAMQEELQQFEKLGVWRLVDLPQNQKLIKTKWVFKCKRDDRGVVVRNKARLVVQGFSQQEGIDYDEVYAPVARLEAIRIFLAFASWKDFKVYQLDVKSGFLYGKIKEEVHTKGSYDTMSDYQMNMVTALVLNKKYNFSHIVFHYMAENITTKCKTWMYPRFVQMLIDHAYPEIERNLKNDLLVQSHMSNDSLKQLARYHPNHPEPKIGAEFFGFIKDVNYVDPDPVDHQNWRNEEEMKEAAHAEELKTLVEFKNTRNDWFVKETRRRRRKVTPKVKEGEGSSSQPKKKQKKATKTLLIDEPEEDEPVVTAEEDPYNVDENLMFNVDVLETEQAIEVEAQKEKVIDDIEGDDVNKDTTSSSSSSEDEIDEAERLRRIQESTKKEKLLRKRKRQEKEDAPYVPSPQHVSDSQSPSSGRKKAGARRKVVSPKIRKVTPEISKPKIVLKKKPSKETSLHIPHDNLEDIGDFGFANDEQVKKLEKKMDEVLDENKKLAAEIKKVSDREKILEMRVKRLETDNKELLKKIDTDQSEIDILKVRVAELEEEKTRRDEQNKYFKMKNKELEAAKAFREHEFYMLNKVVESMLGKLVEQKFEEIQVEELRAKCQAEIDEQMKDKGKGVEGSSAVTERSIVPSLVVENPEPISAISGLFEEEHLLKS; encoded by the exons atgctgaagaataatcctgattttgtgaatctcaaCCTCAGCTCATTCATAGAGAAGATAGAAGCCCATGAGCTGGAATTGCtgaaaatcaagaagatgaattcagcGAGTGTGCAGCAAGATGTATCTCTGTATTACAAAGGCAATACTCCAGTTGCAACCAatcaaagtccaaagatacagACGGGTTTTATTGCTGAGAACACCTCAAGTGCTTCTTCAAACACTCCTCAATCAAGCAAGTCTTCACCATTCATGAACTTTGAACCAAATGTCAAAGCTCAGGAACAGCCTTCACCTCAAAGTTCAACAGGATCCAACAATCAGGCTTACGTTTCTGGGGTGCAGGGTAACATTGCGGTGAATATCAAAAACGGAAACGAGATTACTGAAACAGCCGCAAAACAACACATTGCACTACTTGCTTCCGTTCTGGAGGCTTATGAAGGTTTAGTGGCAGGGAGGATTG tgaacaatcatcaaaacccgttCACAAACGACTATTACAGGCAAGTGATCTATCACCGACCAAACCAACAGCCAGCTGTTCAGAGGCCGCAGATCGAGAACAAACCGGAAAAGGCGCTGATCGTGAATCAAGACGATGAAAAAGTAgctgaaggtttcagctgggataaatatattcccgGAAGCGATGGGCAGGCCATGATGGCAGAAGTAGTTGAAATATCTGAGATGGTGTCTGAGCCAGAAATAGTTACTGAAGATGTTTCTGTGGTTGCTGAAGAGGTTTTTGTTGAAAATGTGGTCGATATTGAAGAAATAGCTGCTGAAGTGTATTACTACCAGTCAGAGCAGGAGGTATTGGCAAGTTCAATGAAATCGATAATGCCTCCTaaaatttttgaatcttttgcaggttatttcgaAGAACCAAAGACCGGATCATGTCCAAGAtttgaagagaagaaagaagttGTCGAAGAATTGATAGACGTGTCGAAAGAGCTGACTGAAGAGGCATTGAAAGACATAGCTGATAAAGCTCTCATGGGAAAGCTAAGAGAGGTAGACTCAGAACTCGAGAAGTCAGAGTCTGTCAGTACTGTGTCGGTCAAAAAAGAGTCTGATCAGAAATCTGGAGTACAGGAGATCAAATCAGTCAAAATGTCTAAGTCAGAGTTAAACAATGTCG atggggtggaagctgctttgaaTCTCAAGTTGAGATCGATTGAGGATGATTTGCCTGAAAACATAGATGTCACATTCTCTGCATCCGACACCGACAATGAATTACAGGTTATCAAAacagttgtcgatcaggtgttggatgaggagAGTGATAAATCTGAAAAGTCTCAATCTGAAAAGGTTGTTTATGATTCTGAAGATGAGG acaaactttattccgatTTCGAGTATCCTCTTCAGAATGTGAAGAttgaaaatgttgaaaaagtgtttaagcTGGTTGAGATGAACATTAATGAGGTCaataacaatgaattcttttcaaaacctaaaaaatcgTTTGTTACATCACATCCAACAAGTTCGGGAAAGAAAGAAGGGGATG gttttgagaagaaaacggCTAAGCAAGTGTTTAAGCCGAAAGAGAAGATGAATGATATTTTTGTCGCTGGTCCGAGTGTTGATGATGAAAAGGactatatttttagtcaaaaggctgtggacgatttcaatgcagcaaaAAAGTTGAAAGAGGAGACAGCTAAATCAAcgtttgtcgaatatgacaaaagggtGTGTTATCGCTGCAGTGAAATTGGACACATGGCGAAACAGTGCAAGAAAGTGATTGTGAAacctgtttttgtaaaaccaagtgttcaaaaacaaactgttcCTAAACCAACTGTTCAAAAATCAAacgttcaaaaacctcgaccaaaatcaccgatTGATACAAAAGGTAAAAAGCCGATGGTTTCTCCGATTCGCATTTTAAAGagaggtgaatctttgaagtcggaggataagccgaaatcgactttcgagGTTGGAGAATCCTCTAAGTCTTgcaagacttcaaaaatttaccCTAAAACAAAAGTTTTCGAAAACCAATCTTGGGCCGCGAAGTCAAAACCATCTGTTGAGGTCAAAAAGATGGAGAATGCTTTGAAAATTGAAtcaaatatttttaaagatgacgTTGTTGAGTTGGAAAATGAAATTGATAAATTTCTTGCTGAGTTTCCCCCGATAACCAATAAAGTAAAATCAATTGTGAAAGAAGAGGTTTctaatgtcacatttaactttccgaaAACAGTTGAAAAGTGTGATGTAGTGTTCGGCAGTGTGTCTGAg gggctgcccaagtctatACTGTCAaaatggatcatggatagtggtgcttcaaggcatatgactgggACGCTAGCTCTTCTCTATGATGCCAAATCCATCAATGGAAGCTATGTGGGTTTTGCCAGGAATCAAGGCGGGAGAATCGTTGGTCTAGGAACATTGACAAATGGCGTGATTTCgtttgacaaagtgaactatataGTAGAGTTAGAAAACAATGTACTCA aggtgGAATCCGCTCCAacttttgacgaggaaccaaatgataATTCGACGGAAGCTGAGGATATAACTGTTGATCTTGATATATCGAATTTGGAGTCGGAAGTGATAGTGCCTGACACCGTTATGCCACGGACTTTGTCTTACCATCCGTCAGAGCAGATAATTGgtgacctgcaaagtggtgtcaaaacccgaGATCAAATAAaccgagctcttacatgtttctatTCTTCTATTGCTGATGTACAAAAAGAAGTCTCATTGaagtgttttatttcgcagatcgagcccagaacttacaaagaggcattGACTGAGGATAGCTGGGTAAATGcgatgcaggaggagctgcaacaaTTTGAAAAACTGGGTGTCTGGAGACTCGTCGATCTGCCACAGAACCAGAAGTTAATCAAAACAAAGTGGGTTTTTAAGTGCAAACGAGATGATagaggtgtcgtggtgagaaacaaagcgcGTCTAGTGGTACAAGGCTTTAGTCAACAAGAAGGCATCGACTACGATGAAGTTTACGCGCCGGTTGCCAGACTCGAGGCAATTCGGATTTTTCTAGCCTTCGCATCttggaaagattttaaagtgTACCAGCTGGACGTCAAATCTGGCTTCCTTtacggaaaaatcaaagaagaagt CCATACCAAGGGAAGTTATGATACAATGAGCGATTATCAAATGAACATGGTCACTGCATTAGTTTTaaacaagaaatacaacttctcGCATATTGTCTTTCACTATATGGCCGAGAATATTACTACGAAGTGCAAGACTTGGATGTATCCTAGATTCGTGCAGATGTTAATCGATCATGCTTATCCAGAGATAGAACGAAATTTAAAGAATGACTTGTTAGTTCAGTCACATATGAGCAACGATTCGCTCAAACAGCTTGCGAGATACCATCCAAATCACCCTGAACCAAAGATTGGTGCTGAATTCTTCGGATTTATAAAGGATGTGAATTACGTTGATCCTGATCCAGTTGATCATCAAAACTGGAGAAACGAAGAAGAAATGAAGGAAGCAGCCCATGCTGAAGAGCTAAAAACTCTTGTGGAGTTCAAAAACACAAGAAATGATTGGTTTGTCAAAGAAACGAGGAGGAGACGCAGAAAGGTTACTCCTAAAGTAAAAGAGGGTGAGGGATCTTCATCACAACcgaagaagaaacaaaagaaagccaCGAAAACGTTATTGATTGATGAACCTGAAGAAGATGAGCCAGTTGTAACTGCGGAAGAAGATCCGTATAATGTTGATGAAAATTTGATGTTTAATGTTGATGTATTAGAGACAGAGCAAGCTATTGAGGTAGAAGCTCAGAAAGAGAAAGTTATTGACGATATTGAAGGTGATGATGTTAATAAAGATACAACAAGCTCCTCGAGTTCTTCAGAAGATGAAATAGATGAAGCTGAACGTTTAAGAAGAATTCAGGAATCAACAAAGAAAGAGAAATTGTTGAGAAAGAGGAAGAGGCAAGAGAAAGAAGATGCTCCATATGTGCCATCCCCACAACATGTTTCTGATTCACAATCTCCTTCAAGTGGCAGAAAGAAAGCCGGGGCAAGAAGGAAAGTTGTATCTCCAAAGATCCGAAAAGTTACTCCAGAGATTTCAAAGCCGAAGATCGTTTTAAAGAAGAAACCTTCCAAAGAAACCA GTCTTCATATTCCTCATGATAATCTTGAAGACATTGGAGATTTCGGCTTTGCAAACGATGAACAAGTTAAGAAGTTGGAAAAGAAGATGGATGAAGTGTTGGATGAAAACAAAAAGTTAGCTGCTGAGATCAAGAAAGTTTCTGATCGTGAGAAAATTCTTGAAATGCGTGTGAAGAGGCTGGAGACTGACAACAAAGAATTGTTGAAGAAGATTGACACTGATCAATCAGAGATTGATATCTTGAAAGTACGAGTTgctgaacttgaagaagaaaaaaCTCGAAGAGATGAACAGAACAAATACTTCAAGATGAAGAATAAAGAGCTTGAAGCGGCGAAAGCATTTAGAGAGCATGAGTTCTATATGTTAAACAAAGTCGTTGAAAGTATGCTTGGAAAGTTAGTTGAACAAAAGTTTGAAGAGATTCAAGTTGAAGAACTCAGGGCAAAATGCCAAGCCGAGATTGATGAACAGATGAAAGATAAAGGTAAAGGCGTTGAAGGTAGTTCAGCAGTGACAGAGAGATCAATTGTTCCTTCCTTGGTTGTTGAGAATCCTGAACCTATATCTGCTATATCTGGTCTTTTTGAGGAAGAACACCTCTTGAAGAGCTag